The Tessaracoccus aquimaris sequence AAGAGGCCTGATCGCTGCGATCTGCTCCGGCTCGCCCGCGTCTCGTCGCAGCAGGGCGCCTCGCACCACTCGGTCGGCTACCGTCCGTGGATCTTCGGCACGCGACAATGAATCCCACCACCAGATCACAGCCGGCCGCCCCACCCCTGCCGGCCCTTCACAGATAGGAACCCTCGTGGAGCAACTGATCACCCGCCTTGTGGAGCTGACGGCGAACACCCCAGCCGTCGAGTTCCACGGACTTCCTCAGTTCCTTGCGAACACGGATCGGCTTCAGGTCGAGAAGCGCTTCGCTCGCGCGGATGCCCGTGATTTCTACACTCGGCACAACCCGGCCGATGCGGTTGTGGGGAGCATCTGGCAGGACATCACCTTCTATCCCTTCGCCGGTTTGGATGGTCAGCAGATCGGCTACGCGACAGACGGACGCACGGGCGAGCCCAGCGTTGACTGGCCGTCGAACATGCTGGTCATCGCTGACAGCGGCGGCGACCCGCTCATGCTGGACCCGTCGTCGGTCGACGGCGAGGTGTTCTTCGCCGTGCATGGGATGGGGTACTGGGATCCGCAGCCGATCGCGCGTGACATCAGTGGCTTGCTGAAGCTGTCGATCGCCTGGCTCGAGGTGTCGGAGCAACGCGGCGAAGACCTCTACGACGACACCTACGACATTCATCCGGCGTCGATCGCGCTCTTTCGCGAGCTCGCCGCGTCGCAGGGCATCGAGGACACCTACATCCAGAACGTCCTCGCTCTGCGGTGAAATCAGCACTGCCGGTGCCAACCCGATCTTCATCCACTGCCGACCGATCTCTCACACGGCCTGTCCCCGTCCAAGCGTCGCACCGGATCAGCCTGCGCCATCGGCCTCAATACCGCCCAAACGGACCCCGAACCCGGCGCACAGGGTGTGCGAGTTCCGCAGCGGGATCCACCAGCAGGTCCAGCGTGACGGTGCACCACCATCGGACGGGTCATCCTCCCCTGCCGCCCAGCGCTCCGGGACGTCGTCGCCCGTCAGTTCGAGCTGGAAGAAGTGCCGGACATGCAGCTCCGGCTTCGCCGGCCACATGTCGTAGCGCTCGACGCCGAGCGAGCGGACCACCCTGGACGACAGCCCCGTCTCTTCGCGAACCTCACGCACTGCGGCAGTCTCCGGAGCCTCACCTTCGTCGATGGACCCCGCGGGGACCTGTACGCCGGTGATCTCGATCGGAAAATCATCATGCGTGAACACGAGCAGGCGTTCGTCGTGCACCACATAGGCGACGACCTTCTGCACCTCCCGCCTCGGCTGCGGCACGGGCGTTCCTCCTCTGGGCCTCGGCGCGCGTCAGCGAGCCTCAGTTGTCGGCCGACCCGTCGAGTGTGTCGACGACGACCCGGTGCACTGCGTCGCCGATCGGACGATCGCAGGACCCGGTCCATTCCCATCCAAGCCGATTCAAGGGCCAGCGGGGAACGGGGAGGTGCCAGCTGCGCCGTTCCCGCTGACGGTGAACCCGTGATGGGTTCGAGCAGCGCCGTAGCGGTATCAGTTGGCGACACCACACTCGGGCGCGGCGAGATCAGCTGGTTGCGGGCCG is a genomic window containing:
- a CDS encoding SMI1/KNR4 family protein produces the protein MEQLITRLVELTANTPAVEFHGLPQFLANTDRLQVEKRFARADARDFYTRHNPADAVVGSIWQDITFYPFAGLDGQQIGYATDGRTGEPSVDWPSNMLVIADSGGDPLMLDPSSVDGEVFFAVHGMGYWDPQPIARDISGLLKLSIAWLEVSEQRGEDLYDDTYDIHPASIALFRELAASQGIEDTYIQNVLALR
- a CDS encoding NUDIX hydrolase, with amino-acid sequence MQKVVAYVVHDERLLVFTHDDFPIEITGVQVPAGSIDEGEAPETAAVREVREETGLSSRVVRSLGVERYDMWPAKPELHVRHFFQLELTGDDVPERWAAGEDDPSDGGAPSRWTCWWIPLRNSHTLCAGFGVRLGGIEADGAG